A stretch of the Neodiprion lecontei isolate iyNeoLeco1 chromosome 4, iyNeoLeco1.1, whole genome shotgun sequence genome encodes the following:
- the LOC107221814 gene encoding 45 kDa calcium-binding protein, which translates to MVSRCGLCCRGGNFFSLVFLRWTIAIPIVIYFSLFFVNYSKRMPLKSLESLEDAVKNTGEALQLQSISFDDEPRSSSTVATSSGGRVKNSKKKYKHLGIDQRDEKLIEEVEKLENLQEPKDLLTEIFQRADTDDNQLLDIRELAKWIHAKIKEHVNRAMTDNIGLFTAIDNNPRNGEVSWDEYHAHFLKTHGFSEEYINSHNKRHPELSRTLKESIMRDRARWAEAARNDPERLALDEFLAFTHPESSHRALLQMVEDLFEKFDRDGDEQLTEDEFAGLPSDGVGLDLGDDHEKPIPGSDDRRKEFKHLIDKNKDGRADRVELLMYIDPRNPRHAIQEAQQLIALSDANEDGNLSLPEILNKIDLFLGSKMVDTEKSFHDEFR; encoded by the exons ATGGTTTCGCGGTGCGGATTATGCTGCAGggggggaaattttttcagtctGGTGTTTCTCAGATGGACGATAGCGATACCCATTGTGATATACTTCTCCCTGTTCTTCGTGAATTACAGTAAAAGAATGCCGCTGAAGAGTCTCGAGTCGTTGGAAGATGCGGTGAAGAACACCGGCGAAGCACTCCAACTGCAGAGTATTTCTTTTGACGATGAGCCGAGAAGCTCGTCCACTGTGGCAACCAGTTCCGGAGGTAGGGTtaagaattcgaaaaaaaaatacaagcaCCTCGGCATCGACCAGAGAGACGAGAAACTCATCGAGGAGGTTGAGAAGCTCGAGAATCTCCAGGAGCCCAAAGATTTACTGACCGAAATATTTCAAAGGGCAGACACCGACGACAACCAGCTTCTCGACATCCGGGAACTGGCCAAATGGATCCACGCAAAGATCAAGGAACACGTCAACAGAGCCATGACCGATAACATCGGCCTCTTCACTGCCATCGACAATAATCCCAGAAATG GCGAGGTATCCTGGGACGAGTATCACGCGCACTTTTTGAAGACCCACGGCTTCTCCGAGGAGTACATAAACTCCCATAACAAGCGGCATCCCGAGCTGTCGAGGACCCTGAAGGAGAGCATAATGCGTGACAGAGCGAGATGGGCTGAAGCCGCGAGGAACGACCCGGAGCGACTGGCCCTCGACGAATTCCTGGCCTTCACACACCCCGAAAGCAGCCATCGAGCGCTGTTGCAGATGGTCGAGGACCTCTTCGAGAAATTTG ATCGCGACGGGGACGAGCAGCTCACCGAGGACGAGTTTGCCGGCCTGCCGAGCGACGGTGTGGGGCTGGACCTCGGCGATGACCACGAAAAGCCGATACCGGGTAGCGATGACCGGCGAAAGGAGTTCAAGCACCTCATCGACAAGAACAAAGACGGGCGAGCGGATCGCGTCGAGCTTTTG ATGTACATCGATCCCAGGAACCCGCGTCACGCGATTCAAGAGGCACAGCAGCTGATTGCGCTCTCGGACGCGAACGAGGACGGGAACTTGAGTCTCCCGGAAATACTGAACAAGATCGACTTGTTCCTCGGTAGTAAAATGGTCGACACGGAGAAGAGCTTTCACGATGAGTTTCGATAA
- the LOC107220225 gene encoding putative sodium-dependent multivitamin transporter isoform X3: protein MKFSSQEYFTANGSMSIIPVGIALMASFMSAVTLLGVSAENYTYGTQFVVINVSYGIGTPIAAYGFLPVFFKLQATSAYEYLEKRFGIGARLFASFVYWIQLLLYTGVVLYAPSLALEATTGISKTWSIITIGLVCAFYSSIGGIKAVLITDVFQSILMFVAVFVVIGIAVGDVGSLSEIWRIAEEGGRIEFDSISPDPTVRHTWWSLIIGGLFTFLSLYGVNQVQVQRMLTVKSLKAAQAALWLNWPILMFLSFSTSFSGLAIYSRYYNCDPIKQGRIKNIDMLMPLYVMDTMSHVPGLPGLFVAGIFSAGLSTVSAALNSLAAVTLEDYIKPAYKRCYSDDFPLARSTLFGKLLAFTFGIICIALAFLAQFLGGILQASLTIFGVVGGPLLGMFTLGMFTESANQRGAITGTLVALVFCLWIGFGQPRPGAPRLSTTDAGCNATYPGILNATITEAPTTLATWTNATTEDDPASYFYLYRISHMWYSAIGFLVTFLVGWLVSNVERIVMKEEQPELDPDLFIPWLAGRIRKRRLRFLPSFDKLALEPRSVTSKYTFHEDKSESPIPRSTEF, encoded by the exons ATGAAGTTTTCGTCACAGGAATACTTCACTGCTAATGGATCGATGAGCATAATACCAGTGGGCATCGCTCTCATGGCCTCGTTCATGTCGGCCGTCACTCTCCTCGGCGTTTCCGCCGAGAATTACACCTACGGTACTCAATTTGTCGTCATCAACGTATCCTACGGGATTGGGACTCCGATAGCTGCCTATGGATTCCTTCCcgtatttttcaaactacAAGCCACAAGTGCCTACGAG TACCTTGAAAAACGTTTCGGAATCGGTGCCCGACTGTTTGCCAGCTTCGTCTACTGGATCCAGCTGCTCTTGTACACAGGAGTCGTCCTGTACGCTCCGTCGTTGGCGCTCGAAGCAACCACCGGCATCTCGAAAACCTGGAGCATTATCACCATTGGACTGGTTTGCGCCTTCTACTCGAGTATCGGCGGCATTAAGGCCGTCCTAATCACCGACGTATTCCAGAGCATCCTGATGTTCGTCGCTGTGTTCGTTGTCATCGGCATTGCGGTCGGTGACGTTGGCAGCTTGTCCGAGATCTGGAGGATCGCCGAAGAGGGGGGTCGAATAGAGTTTGATAG CATATCGCCGGATCCCACGGTGCGGCACACCTGGTGGAGTCTCATAATCGGCGGTCTCTTCACTTTCCTGTCTCTCTACGGTGTGAACCAGGTTCAAGTTCAGCGCATGTTGACCGTTAA GAGCTTGAAGGCTGCGCAAGCGGCTCTGTGGCTGAACTGGCCAATTCTGATGTTCCTTTCCTTCAGCACCAGTTTCTCTGGTCTGGCGATATATAGCAGATACTACAACTGTGATCCCATAAAACAGGGgagaatcaaaaatattgatatgCTGATGCCTCTTTACGTCATGGACACGATGTCCCACGTGCCTGGCCTGCCTGGGCTTTTCGTTGCAG GGATATTCAGCGCCGGGTTGAGCACCGTATCCGCAGCTCTGAACTCCTTGGCCGCGGTAACATTGGAGGACTACATAAAACCAGCCTACAAGCGATGTTACAGCGACGATTTCCCTCTTGCCAGGTCAACTTTGTTCGGAAAATTGCTAGCCTTCACCTTCGGCATCATTTGCATCGCTCTGGCATTTTTGGCTCAGTTTTTGGGCGGTATTTTGCAG GCTAGCTTGACGATATTCGGGGTGGTTGGAGGTCCCTTGCTCGGCATGTTCACCCTCGGAATGTTCACCGAATCGGCGAACCAGCGAGGCGCTATAACCGGGACTCTTGTGGCCTTGGTTTTCTGCCTGTGGATTGGATTCGGCCAGCCTCGTCCAGGCGCTCCAAGATTATCGACAACGGATGCGGGTTGCAATGCAACTTACCCGGGAATCTTGAATGCCACAATTACTGAGGCACCGACAACGTTAGCGACCTG GACCAACGCCACCACCGAGGACGATCCTGCCAGCTACTTCTATCTCTACCGAATCTCGCACATGTGGTACAGCGCCATTGGCTTCCTGGTGACTTTCCTCGTCGGGTGGCTCGTCAGCAACGTCGAGCGGATCGTCATGAAGGAAGAACAACCGGAGTTGGATCCGGATCTCTTTATTCCTTGGCTAGCGGGTCGCATAAGGAAGCGACGATTGCGGTTTTTACCGTCATTCGACAAGCTGGCTCTTGAGCCGCGCAGCGTCACTTCGAAGTACACTTTTCACGAGGACAAATCAGAGTCGCCGATCCCAAGAAGCACGGAGTTTTAG
- the LOC107220225 gene encoding putative sodium-dependent multivitamin transporter isoform X1, which translates to MTPTLGWADYTVMGVMLIISAGIGIYYRFTGGRQKTTQEYFTANGSMSIIPVGIALMASFMSAVTLLGVSAENYTYGTQFVVINVSYGIGTPIAAYGFLPVFFKLQATSAYEYLEKRFGIGARLFASFVYWIQLLLYTGVVLYAPSLALEATTGISKTWSIITIGLVCAFYSSIGGIKAVLITDVFQSILMFVAVFVVIGIAVGDVGSLSEIWRIAEEGGRIEFDSISPDPTVRHTWWSLIIGGLFTFLSLYGVNQVQVQRMLTVKSLKAAQAALWLNWPILMFLSFSTSFSGLAIYSRYYNCDPIKQGRIKNIDMLMPLYVMDTMSHVPGLPGLFVAGIFSAGLSTVSAALNSLAAVTLEDYIKPAYKRCYSDDFPLARSTLFGKLLAFTFGIICIALAFLAQFLGGILQASLTIFGVVGGPLLGMFTLGMFTESANQRGAITGTLVALVFCLWIGFGQPRPGAPRLSTTDAGCNATYPGILNATITEAPTTLATWTNATTEDDPASYFYLYRISHMWYSAIGFLVTFLVGWLVSNVERIVMKEEQPELDPDLFIPWLAGRIRKRRLRFLPSFDKLALEPRSVTSKYTFHEDKSESPIPRSTEF; encoded by the exons ATGACTCCAACTTTGGGATGGGCCGATTACACGGTGATGGGAGTGATGTTGATAATCAGCGCTGGAATTGGAATTTATTACAGATTTACAGGCGGTCGTCAGAAAACCACGCAG GAATACTTCACTGCTAATGGATCGATGAGCATAATACCAGTGGGCATCGCTCTCATGGCCTCGTTCATGTCGGCCGTCACTCTCCTCGGCGTTTCCGCCGAGAATTACACCTACGGTACTCAATTTGTCGTCATCAACGTATCCTACGGGATTGGGACTCCGATAGCTGCCTATGGATTCCTTCCcgtatttttcaaactacAAGCCACAAGTGCCTACGAG TACCTTGAAAAACGTTTCGGAATCGGTGCCCGACTGTTTGCCAGCTTCGTCTACTGGATCCAGCTGCTCTTGTACACAGGAGTCGTCCTGTACGCTCCGTCGTTGGCGCTCGAAGCAACCACCGGCATCTCGAAAACCTGGAGCATTATCACCATTGGACTGGTTTGCGCCTTCTACTCGAGTATCGGCGGCATTAAGGCCGTCCTAATCACCGACGTATTCCAGAGCATCCTGATGTTCGTCGCTGTGTTCGTTGTCATCGGCATTGCGGTCGGTGACGTTGGCAGCTTGTCCGAGATCTGGAGGATCGCCGAAGAGGGGGGTCGAATAGAGTTTGATAG CATATCGCCGGATCCCACGGTGCGGCACACCTGGTGGAGTCTCATAATCGGCGGTCTCTTCACTTTCCTGTCTCTCTACGGTGTGAACCAGGTTCAAGTTCAGCGCATGTTGACCGTTAA GAGCTTGAAGGCTGCGCAAGCGGCTCTGTGGCTGAACTGGCCAATTCTGATGTTCCTTTCCTTCAGCACCAGTTTCTCTGGTCTGGCGATATATAGCAGATACTACAACTGTGATCCCATAAAACAGGGgagaatcaaaaatattgatatgCTGATGCCTCTTTACGTCATGGACACGATGTCCCACGTGCCTGGCCTGCCTGGGCTTTTCGTTGCAG GGATATTCAGCGCCGGGTTGAGCACCGTATCCGCAGCTCTGAACTCCTTGGCCGCGGTAACATTGGAGGACTACATAAAACCAGCCTACAAGCGATGTTACAGCGACGATTTCCCTCTTGCCAGGTCAACTTTGTTCGGAAAATTGCTAGCCTTCACCTTCGGCATCATTTGCATCGCTCTGGCATTTTTGGCTCAGTTTTTGGGCGGTATTTTGCAG GCTAGCTTGACGATATTCGGGGTGGTTGGAGGTCCCTTGCTCGGCATGTTCACCCTCGGAATGTTCACCGAATCGGCGAACCAGCGAGGCGCTATAACCGGGACTCTTGTGGCCTTGGTTTTCTGCCTGTGGATTGGATTCGGCCAGCCTCGTCCAGGCGCTCCAAGATTATCGACAACGGATGCGGGTTGCAATGCAACTTACCCGGGAATCTTGAATGCCACAATTACTGAGGCACCGACAACGTTAGCGACCTG GACCAACGCCACCACCGAGGACGATCCTGCCAGCTACTTCTATCTCTACCGAATCTCGCACATGTGGTACAGCGCCATTGGCTTCCTGGTGACTTTCCTCGTCGGGTGGCTCGTCAGCAACGTCGAGCGGATCGTCATGAAGGAAGAACAACCGGAGTTGGATCCGGATCTCTTTATTCCTTGGCTAGCGGGTCGCATAAGGAAGCGACGATTGCGGTTTTTACCGTCATTCGACAAGCTGGCTCTTGAGCCGCGCAGCGTCACTTCGAAGTACACTTTTCACGAGGACAAATCAGAGTCGCCGATCCCAAGAAGCACGGAGTTTTAG
- the LOC107227167 gene encoding probable tRNA N6-adenosine threonylcarbamoyltransferase, mitochondrial — protein MYKLHKMLTSKAGLKCVGRIFSPRKLVGKNIRKLSNNKPAVILGIETSCDDTGCAVVDSNGAILGEALHSQQSVHLDNGGIIPPLAQELHRQKITKVVEKALLSANLRLTNVDAIAATVKPGLVMSLLIGTNFGKYLSRVGNKPFIPIHHMEAHALTARMVENIDYPFLVLLISGGHCLLAIAQSVDKFYLLGSTIDDAPGEAFDKTARRLKLRNIPEFSELSGGAAVELAASRATDPEQFKFEVPMVHWEDCNFSSSGLKNAILKHTLREEKKHGIIGDELVPDIYNLCAGFQLAMTRHLCHRTQRAMEFIELKNLIPEKNRTLVVSGGAACNNFIANCLETLSSQMGYRFVRPPPKLCTDNGIMIAWNGVERWLADRGVLRDSEEIENVQVVARTEFGEDWREKVANAHVRCQWVKLKLPYPKTRKS, from the exons ATGTACAAATTGCACAAAATGTTAACCTCAAAAGCCGGGTTAAAATGCGTGGGAAGAATATTCTCTCCAAGAAAATTGGTGGGAAAAAACATTAGAAAATTGAGTAATAATAAACCGGCGGTAATACTCGGAATAGAAACAAGCTGTGATGATACAGGTTGTGCAGTTGTCGATAGTAATGGAGCGATACTTGGAGAAGCTTTGCATTCCCAACAGAGCGTTCACCTTGA TAACGGTGGAATAATACCACCTCTTGCTCAAGAATTACATAGgcaaaaaattaccaaagtCGTTGAAAAGGCTCTGCTTTCCGCAAACTTGAGGTTAACAAACGTCGATGCCATAGCTGCGACAGTCAAACCAGGTCTCGTTATGTCTCTGTTGATTGGTACTAATTTTGGAAAGTACTTGTCCAGAGTTGGAAATAAACCATTTATTCCTATACATCACATGGAAGCACATGCTCTGACTGCGAGAATGGTTGAAAAC ATCGATTACCCGTTTCTAGTCCTGTTGATATCTGGTGGTCATTGTTTACTGGCAATAGCTCAAAGCGTGGACAAGTTTTATCTGCTGGGGTCAACGATCGACGATGCACCTGGCGAAGCTTTTGACAAA ACTGCTCGAAGACTCAAGTTGCGAAATATTCCAGAATTCTCTGAACTGTCTGGAGGTGCGGCGGTAGAATTGGCCGCTAGTCGAGCCACAGATCCTGAACAGTTCAAATTCGAGGTACCTATGGTGCATTGGGAGGACTGCAACTTCAGCTCTTCAGGCTTGAAAAATGCTATACTGAAACACACCttgagagaagagaaaaaacacgGCATAATAGGGGATGAACTAGTACcagatatttataatttatgcgCTGGATTCCAATTAGCCATGACACGTCATTTGTGCCACAGAACGCAACGTGCCATGGAATttattgagttgaaaaatctcATTCCAGAAAAAAATCGGACTTTG gTAGTCTCAGGTGGCGCAGCCTGCAACAATTTCATTGCAAACTGTCTAGAAACACTTTCTTCCCAGATGGGATACAGATTTGTCAGACCACCGCCTAAACTTTGTACAGACAATGGTATTATGATCGCCTGGAATGGAGTTGAGAGGTGGTTAGCTGACCGAGGTGTTTTGAGAGATAGCGAAGAGATAGAAAATGTCCAAGTGGTAGCAAGAACCGAGTTCGGTGAAGATTGGAGAGAAAAGGTGGCTAACGCACACGTAAGATGTCAGTGGGTGAAATTAAAACTTCCTTATCCTAAAACACGAAAGAGTTGA
- the LOC107226906 gene encoding GTP-binding protein 10 homolog has translation MVVFTQILGYAARQVSRNYLRGLFMDSLRLHVKGGVGGMGLPRFGGIGGRGGHVYLVAKEGETLKNLSSKLKVHKIIAGEGGNSSQTQLLGKLGEDMTIPVPPGVSVITDQGVKLGELNEPGSKLIVAKGGIGGCRETGFSGQKGEALHIHLDLKLIADACLVGFPNAGKSTLLKAVSRASPKIASYPFTTLRPHIGIMQYKDLRQISVADLPGLIEGAHVNIGMGHRFLKHVERTQLMIVVVDIQGFRLSPKHLRRNCLETIVLLNKELELYKPDLLNMPAILVVNKMDTENATEKLNEVKPLIKEYERTLATFSDEIRPEKAFVFEAVLPVALRERNVDEIKLLQEKVRTVLDLHAEKKAMKMRGEFPDSELIEKLKQETMQRIPTLV, from the exons ATGGTCGTCTTCACACAAATTTTAGGTTATGCCGCACGTCAG GTGTCGAGAAACTATCTACGTGGCTTGTTTATGGACTCGTTGCGTCTCCATGTAAAAGGTGGAGTGGGTGGGATGGGCCTGCCTAGATTTGGAGGAATTGGCGGTCGAGGTGGTCACGTATATCTTGTTGCCAAGGAGGGCGAGACTctaaaaaatctttcatccaAATTGAAAGTGCATAAGATAATTGCTGGAGAGGGCGGTAATAGCTCACAAACACAACTTTTAGGTAAACTTGGGGAAGATATGACGATCCCGGTGCCTCCAGGCGTATCTGTGATTACCGATCAGGGTGTGAAATTAG GAGAATTGAATGAGCCAGGTTCTAAACTGATCGTAGCCAAAGGGGGGATCGGGGGATGTCGAGAAACTGGATTTAGTGGGCAGAAAGGAGAAGCTCTGCATATTCATTTGGATCTCAAGTTGATCGCTGATGCCTGCTTAGTTGGCTTTCCAAATGCAGGAAAAAGCACACTTCTGAAAGCAGTTTCCAGAGCTAGTCCCAAAATTGCATCTTACCCAT TCACAACGCTAAGGCCACACATTGGTATAATGCAATATAAGGACTTGAGGCAAATCTCTGTAGCAGATTTACCAGGGCTGATCGAAGGTGCTCACGTAAATATAGGAATGGGTCATAGATTTTTGAAGCACGTTGAAAGGACGCAATTGATGATAGTTGTGGTAGATATTCAAGGTTTTAGATTGTCGCCCAAACACTTGCGAAGAAATTGTTTAGAGACGATAGTGTTGCTCAACAAAGAGCTGGAACTTTATAAACCGGACTTACTAAACATGCCTGCTATTCTTGTTGTCAATAAAATGGACACAGAAAACGCCACGGAGAAATTAAACGAGGTGAAACCATTGATCAAGGAATACGAACGGACTTTAGCAACATTTTCAGACGAAATACGTCCCGAAAAAGCCTTTGTATTCGAAGCCGTTCTGCCCGTTGCCCTCCGCGAGAGGAATGTCGATGAAATCAAGTTGCTTCAGGAAAAAGTACGAACTGTGCTAGATCTACACGCGGAAAAAAAAGCAATGAAAATGCGAGGAGAATTCCCCGACAGTGAATTAATCGAGAAGCTAAAACAGGAGACTATGCAAAGGATACCAACGCTTGTATAG
- the LOC107221155 gene encoding sodium-coupled monocarboxylate transporter 1, with product MAKINRQLLILFIGLSVSSAEQRRLSPQMDGQVLEERSELLHYFSWADYAVLATMLIVSCGIGLFYGFFTTKQETSEDFLLGGSSMGTFPMAMSLAASFITAIELLGNPAEMYSQGTEFWMTSVAFVLVIPITSQLYLPVYMKLRLTSSYEYLNLRFNRHCRLLASLLYMVQMVLYTSVAVYAPALALSRVTGLNTYIAVTVVYVVCIFYASQGGMKAVIMTDTFQAGVLLGSIFLILGYGMTWAGGPAVIWKDSERTGRLEFFNMDPSPTVRHSFWSVVVGGTFYWATMFCSNQASVQKYLSVETIGQARTALWVSSAGLILIYTVNFLTGMTLYSVYKLCDPLQAGYITASDQLLPFYVMNFMGVLNGVPGFFVAGIFAASLGTVASALNSLAAITCEDIVQGLFRIALPPSRGAVYARWISIFFGVVSFALVFIVERLGGVLEVALSFNGMVGGVTLGLFSLGMFVPWANAKGAMSGALTGLTLVLWVGLGAQIASLNGQIHVESKPVSTANCSSALNKTTSSFLRDKDDEDNDDEVFALYRVSYLWYSMIGCLTTIVVGVMVSFATGPQNLDELNDDLLSPPVQMLLNKRFGKSRKKNLEGISNFALDMEDEKISAKRGSK from the exons atggcCAAGATCAATCGACAGCTACTGATTCTCTTCATTGGACTCTCGGTGTCGTCCGCCGAGCAGCGGAGGCTTTCGCCACAGATGGACGGTCAGGTTCTGGAGGAGCGATCGGAGCTACTTCACTACTTCAGTTGGGCCGATTACGCCGTCCTTGCCACGATGCTCATCGTCTCTTGCGGCATCGGACTGTTCTATGGCTTCTTCACAACGAAACAAGAGACCAGCGAAGACTTCTTGCTCGGTGGCTCCAGCATGGGAACCTTCCCCATGGCCATGTCTCTGGCTGCCAGTTTCATCACTGCTATTGAACTTCTTGGAAATCCTGCCGAGATGTATAGTCAG GGAACCGAATTCTGGATGACTTCGGTCGCCTTCGTGCTGGTGATTCCCATTACTTCGCAGCTTTACCTCCCCGTCTACATGAAGCTGAGGCTGACTTCGAGTtacgaatatttgaatttaaggTTCAACAGGCACTGTAGACTGCTGGCCAGTCTTTTGTACATGGTGCAAATGGTGCTGTACACTTCGGTGGCTGTTTATGCACCTGCGTTAGCCTTAAGCCGCG TCACGGGACTCAACACCTACATTGCCGTCACCGTGGTTTACGTTGTCTGCATCTTTTACGCATCTCAG GGCGGTATGAAAGCAGTGATAATGACGGACACCTTCCAAGCCGGAGTTCTTCTGGGTTCCATATTTTTGATCCTTGGTTACGGGATGACCTGGGCTGGAGGACCCGCGGTGATATGGAAGGACAGCGAGCGAACGGGTCGGCTGGAGTTCTTCAACATGGATCCATCGCCCACAGTTCGTCACAGTTTCTGGAGCGTCGTTGTGGGCGGGACGTTTTACTGGGCGACAATGTTCTGCAGCAACCAGGCTTCGGTCCAGAAGTACCTCAGCGTCGAGACGATCGGCCAGGCGCGAAC GGCACTCTGGGTCAGCTCAGCCGGTCTGATCTTAATCTATACAGTAAACTTTTTAACCGGAATGACGTTGTACAGCGTGTACAAACTCTGCGATCCGCTCCAAGCCGGCTACATAACAGCGAGCGATCAGCTCCTTCCGTTCTACGTGATGAACTTCATGGGAGTGCTTAACGGTGTCCCCGGGTTCTTCGTAGCCGGAATATTCGCGGCCTCTTTAGG GACCGTAGCCAGCGCGCTAAATTCTCTAGCCGCGATCACATGCGAGGATATAGTCCAAGGCTTGTTTAGAATCGCTTTACCGCCTAGTCGTGGTGCCGTTTACGCCCGGTGGATCAGCATCTTTTTCGGCGTGGTCAGCTTCGCTCTGGTCTTCATCGTCGAGAGGCTTGGTGGTGTTTTGGAG GTGGCCTTGTCCTTCAACGGTATGGTGGGCGGTGTGACGCTGGGTCTCTTCTCCCTGGGGATGTTTGTGCCCTGGGCAAACGCTAAGGGCGCGATGTCTGGGGCTCTGACGGGACTGACTCTGGTGTTGTGGGTTGGTTTGGGAGCGCAGATCGCGTCTTTAAACGGGCAGATACACGTCGAGTCGAAGCCAGTGTCAACCGCCAACTGTTCATCAGCGTTAAACAAAACGACTTCTAGCTTCCTACGAGACAAAGACGACGAGGATAATGACGATGAGGTCTTCGCTCTGTACAGA GTGAGCTACTTGTGGTACAGCATGATCGGCTGCTTGACTACGATCGTGGTTGGCGTGATGGTCAGCTTCGCAACGGGGCCGCAGAATCTCGATGAACTGAATGACGATCTGCTGAGCCCGCCAGTGCAGATGCTGCTGAACAAGAGGTTtgggaaatcgcgaaaaaaaaatttagaggGAATATCGAACTTCGCACTGGACATGGAGGACGAGAAGATCAGTGCAAAGCGAGGTTCAAAGTAA
- the LOC107220225 gene encoding putative sodium-dependent multivitamin transporter isoform X2, translating to MHLSSYCSMKFSSQEYFTANGSMSIIPVGIALMASFMSAVTLLGVSAENYTYGTQFVVINVSYGIGTPIAAYGFLPVFFKLQATSAYEYLEKRFGIGARLFASFVYWIQLLLYTGVVLYAPSLALEATTGISKTWSIITIGLVCAFYSSIGGIKAVLITDVFQSILMFVAVFVVIGIAVGDVGSLSEIWRIAEEGGRIEFDSISPDPTVRHTWWSLIIGGLFTFLSLYGVNQVQVQRMLTVKSLKAAQAALWLNWPILMFLSFSTSFSGLAIYSRYYNCDPIKQGRIKNIDMLMPLYVMDTMSHVPGLPGLFVAGIFSAGLSTVSAALNSLAAVTLEDYIKPAYKRCYSDDFPLARSTLFGKLLAFTFGIICIALAFLAQFLGGILQASLTIFGVVGGPLLGMFTLGMFTESANQRGAITGTLVALVFCLWIGFGQPRPGAPRLSTTDAGCNATYPGILNATITEAPTTLATWTNATTEDDPASYFYLYRISHMWYSAIGFLVTFLVGWLVSNVERIVMKEEQPELDPDLFIPWLAGRIRKRRLRFLPSFDKLALEPRSVTSKYTFHEDKSESPIPRSTEF from the exons ATGCACCTATCGTCTTACTGCAGCATGAAGTTTTCGTCACAGGAATACTTCACTGCTAATGGATCGATGAGCATAATACCAGTGGGCATCGCTCTCATGGCCTCGTTCATGTCGGCCGTCACTCTCCTCGGCGTTTCCGCCGAGAATTACACCTACGGTACTCAATTTGTCGTCATCAACGTATCCTACGGGATTGGGACTCCGATAGCTGCCTATGGATTCCTTCCcgtatttttcaaactacAAGCCACAAGTGCCTACGAG TACCTTGAAAAACGTTTCGGAATCGGTGCCCGACTGTTTGCCAGCTTCGTCTACTGGATCCAGCTGCTCTTGTACACAGGAGTCGTCCTGTACGCTCCGTCGTTGGCGCTCGAAGCAACCACCGGCATCTCGAAAACCTGGAGCATTATCACCATTGGACTGGTTTGCGCCTTCTACTCGAGTATCGGCGGCATTAAGGCCGTCCTAATCACCGACGTATTCCAGAGCATCCTGATGTTCGTCGCTGTGTTCGTTGTCATCGGCATTGCGGTCGGTGACGTTGGCAGCTTGTCCGAGATCTGGAGGATCGCCGAAGAGGGGGGTCGAATAGAGTTTGATAG CATATCGCCGGATCCCACGGTGCGGCACACCTGGTGGAGTCTCATAATCGGCGGTCTCTTCACTTTCCTGTCTCTCTACGGTGTGAACCAGGTTCAAGTTCAGCGCATGTTGACCGTTAA GAGCTTGAAGGCTGCGCAAGCGGCTCTGTGGCTGAACTGGCCAATTCTGATGTTCCTTTCCTTCAGCACCAGTTTCTCTGGTCTGGCGATATATAGCAGATACTACAACTGTGATCCCATAAAACAGGGgagaatcaaaaatattgatatgCTGATGCCTCTTTACGTCATGGACACGATGTCCCACGTGCCTGGCCTGCCTGGGCTTTTCGTTGCAG GGATATTCAGCGCCGGGTTGAGCACCGTATCCGCAGCTCTGAACTCCTTGGCCGCGGTAACATTGGAGGACTACATAAAACCAGCCTACAAGCGATGTTACAGCGACGATTTCCCTCTTGCCAGGTCAACTTTGTTCGGAAAATTGCTAGCCTTCACCTTCGGCATCATTTGCATCGCTCTGGCATTTTTGGCTCAGTTTTTGGGCGGTATTTTGCAG GCTAGCTTGACGATATTCGGGGTGGTTGGAGGTCCCTTGCTCGGCATGTTCACCCTCGGAATGTTCACCGAATCGGCGAACCAGCGAGGCGCTATAACCGGGACTCTTGTGGCCTTGGTTTTCTGCCTGTGGATTGGATTCGGCCAGCCTCGTCCAGGCGCTCCAAGATTATCGACAACGGATGCGGGTTGCAATGCAACTTACCCGGGAATCTTGAATGCCACAATTACTGAGGCACCGACAACGTTAGCGACCTG GACCAACGCCACCACCGAGGACGATCCTGCCAGCTACTTCTATCTCTACCGAATCTCGCACATGTGGTACAGCGCCATTGGCTTCCTGGTGACTTTCCTCGTCGGGTGGCTCGTCAGCAACGTCGAGCGGATCGTCATGAAGGAAGAACAACCGGAGTTGGATCCGGATCTCTTTATTCCTTGGCTAGCGGGTCGCATAAGGAAGCGACGATTGCGGTTTTTACCGTCATTCGACAAGCTGGCTCTTGAGCCGCGCAGCGTCACTTCGAAGTACACTTTTCACGAGGACAAATCAGAGTCGCCGATCCCAAGAAGCACGGAGTTTTAG